One genomic segment of Arenicella xantha includes these proteins:
- a CDS encoding TonB-dependent receptor family protein, translated as MQKRNVVLALAAMLCPVLASADGASEALEEVVTIGSKADIDTITGAAHLIDEATLDKFEYSDIQRISREVPGVSIQIEDGYGLRPNISIRGVATERSGRITLLEDNVLIAPAPYSAPSAYYFPTAGRMQSFEVVKGPAAITQGPYTIGGALNMVSTAIPAERKGKLMMEVGQDSTARVHAVYGDRTDSGFAYLLEAHQWQSDGFQQVDRSSTDTGLDVTDYMVKLAYAPEGSAHSVELKLQKADQDSNQSYLGLTDADFRRDADRRYGLSELDTISTAHEQAILRYRFEFSESLSFSATAYNNTHERDWFKTEGMDLDGSDDAQAFAQTSWSNIIQAINLNDEVDGFSSDQLQAILDGSLDTAAGSIQLRSNAREYYSRGLQLNMDWAILTGEVKHTLEAGIRYHEDEEDRLQRNSTYQQLAGKLVLNDVGELGNAGNRVQQAEAVALYAYDRIEFGDWVFTPGFRYESIDQNRTRFTGGVDRVVRDGRENHTSVLLPGFGAIYRLNDSLSLVAGVHKGFTAPSNSPGVREEEAINTEFGLRYVNDNTRLELMAFISDYQNLLGECTASSGTGCEVGDAFNGDAAKVRGIEALFSNRVALANDLNLTTLISYTYIDGEFDTNIADTAFFGDVSAGDPIPYIPENQLQLSLGIEGGKWQVNANLSYVDEVCTRASCGDFEQTESSSTLDLAAQYYWQDNIKLFSRLENLTDERDIMGRQPYGARPNKSRTASIGVELTF; from the coding sequence ATGCAAAAGAGGAATGTTGTGCTGGCGCTGGCGGCGATGTTGTGCCCAGTGCTGGCAAGTGCTGACGGTGCGTCCGAGGCGTTGGAAGAAGTTGTAACAATCGGTTCTAAAGCTGATATTGATACAATCACTGGTGCGGCTCACCTTATTGATGAGGCCACACTAGACAAGTTCGAGTACAGCGATATTCAGCGTATCTCGCGTGAGGTTCCTGGCGTCTCAATCCAGATCGAAGATGGTTATGGCCTGCGACCCAATATCAGCATTCGCGGTGTGGCAACTGAACGCAGTGGCCGTATCACATTGCTTGAAGACAATGTGTTAATCGCACCAGCACCGTATTCGGCACCTTCGGCCTATTATTTTCCGACCGCTGGACGCATGCAATCGTTCGAAGTAGTTAAAGGGCCTGCGGCGATCACGCAGGGCCCATACACTATCGGTGGTGCGTTAAACATGGTTTCAACAGCCATCCCTGCAGAGCGCAAAGGCAAGTTGATGATGGAAGTCGGGCAGGACAGCACCGCCCGTGTACATGCCGTCTATGGCGACCGTACTGACTCAGGCTTTGCGTACCTACTTGAGGCACACCAGTGGCAGTCTGACGGGTTTCAGCAAGTTGACCGCTCATCTACTGATACCGGCTTGGATGTCACCGATTACATGGTAAAGCTTGCGTACGCTCCGGAAGGCAGTGCTCACTCGGTGGAGCTTAAATTGCAAAAAGCCGACCAAGATTCAAATCAGAGTTATTTAGGTTTGACTGACGCTGATTTCCGACGCGATGCTGATCGTCGCTACGGCCTCTCAGAATTAGATACAATCTCGACGGCTCACGAACAGGCGATATTACGATATCGTTTTGAATTTTCCGAGTCACTCAGCTTCTCGGCTACCGCGTATAACAACACTCATGAGCGTGATTGGTTCAAGACCGAGGGCATGGATCTAGATGGCAGCGATGATGCGCAAGCGTTTGCACAAACTAGCTGGTCAAATATCATTCAGGCTATCAATCTGAACGATGAAGTTGATGGGTTTTCGAGTGACCAGCTGCAAGCCATACTCGACGGTAGTCTAGATACCGCAGCAGGTAGTATTCAACTACGCAGTAATGCGCGTGAATATTATTCACGCGGTCTACAGTTAAACATGGATTGGGCGATCTTGACCGGTGAGGTTAAGCATACGCTCGAAGCTGGAATTCGTTACCACGAAGATGAAGAAGATCGTCTACAACGTAATAGCACTTACCAACAATTGGCCGGTAAATTGGTTTTAAATGACGTTGGTGAGCTTGGTAATGCTGGCAATCGAGTGCAGCAGGCTGAAGCCGTTGCGTTATACGCTTATGATCGCATCGAGTTTGGTGATTGGGTGTTTACCCCGGGTTTCCGTTATGAATCGATTGACCAAAACCGGACGCGTTTTACCGGCGGTGTTGATCGAGTGGTGCGCGATGGCCGCGAGAATCATACTTCGGTTCTGTTGCCTGGGTTTGGCGCCATATATCGCCTAAACGACAGCTTGTCGCTAGTGGCTGGTGTGCACAAAGGCTTTACTGCGCCGAGTAATTCACCAGGCGTTCGTGAAGAGGAGGCAATTAATACTGAGTTTGGCTTGCGTTATGTGAATGACAACACTCGACTCGAATTGATGGCCTTTATCAGTGATTATCAGAACTTGCTCGGCGAGTGCACAGCGTCATCCGGAACTGGTTGTGAAGTTGGTGATGCCTTTAACGGTGATGCTGCAAAAGTGCGCGGTATCGAAGCGCTTTTTAGCAACCGTGTGGCGCTGGCCAATGACCTTAATCTGACCACATTAATCTCCTATACCTATATCGATGGTGAGTTTGATACGAATATCGCTGACACGGCTTTTTTTGGTGATGTAAGCGCAGGTGACCCTATTCCTTATATTCCGGAGAACCAGCTGCAGCTATCCCTTGGCATCGAAGGTGGTAAATGGCAAGTTAACGCAAACCTTAGTTATGTCGATGAGGTCTGTACTAGAGCTTCATGTGGAGACTTTGAACAGACCGAAAGCTCCTCCACTTTGGATTTGGCAGCCCAGTACTATTGGCAAGACAACATTAAACTATTTAGTCGTCTAGAAAATCTGACAGACGAGCGCGATATTATGGGGCGTCAACCATATGGTGCTAGGCCTAACAAAAGCCGAACTGCATCGATTGGGGTCGAATTAACGTTCTAA
- a CDS encoding asparagine synthase-related protein — translation MSAFFVAINRSGIPFSEPCAARMMQQIKVFGHDAERLVVCDHYALGYQARWSVPEEVDEVQPLYDAQSQQWFVFDGRVDNRAALIAALNDPQLTQRSDGQLLFRFCQQFGESRLNDVIGSFVFVLFDVRRNQVIAARDPMGGRYLCHALTDEHLLFATYEMAIVAHGSVNYHLNQEKVARTVVSELESVPSSTIDGVIPLKPGECVTTTTQNIRFQRFYKAPKSSVGKPLSDAEYAREFRRLLIQAVQRRMRSVGKVGSLLSGGLDSIPVTIAAQGLVSEPIYAFSWTFDDYPDVDERCYSEPICRQFGIQQVPITCDHTWPQLDASTLTNPVFPFGIPYSEWQQAAFQEAKAVGVKTILTGIHGDLLYGHFHTLLFELAAAGRLSDAWSELRRIWRAVPNKWSVVKYYLLLPLPGMERFVAWRARRKNHQNPILQSSVAASIKHRRHWLAAESREARRSQQWQVVFDGFAGEDAALGRYLEAKYGIDRRYPFRDRDLCEFMMSVPADQLYYKGIKRPIVKRAFAPELSAELLARNNKTSFDSVIRDGILSDTENHKWFARPAPEWSKYVKQCNFNELDHDNVDVLTLKWRCGYYEYWKSVCYNPIFCELVQSDKNA, via the coding sequence ATGAGTGCATTTTTTGTAGCGATCAACCGTTCCGGTATTCCATTTAGTGAGCCTTGCGCTGCCCGCATGATGCAGCAAATTAAGGTGTTCGGTCACGATGCCGAACGTCTGGTTGTGTGTGACCATTATGCGCTTGGTTATCAAGCGCGGTGGTCGGTTCCCGAGGAGGTAGACGAAGTACAGCCACTCTACGACGCACAATCGCAGCAATGGTTCGTATTCGACGGTCGTGTCGATAATCGCGCCGCGTTAATTGCAGCCTTGAACGATCCGCAGTTAACTCAGCGTAGCGATGGTCAGCTGCTATTTCGGTTCTGCCAACAGTTTGGTGAGTCTCGGCTAAACGACGTGATCGGGTCATTTGTCTTTGTGTTGTTCGATGTGCGGCGTAATCAGGTCATTGCAGCGCGCGACCCAATGGGCGGGCGTTATCTTTGTCATGCGCTGACCGACGAGCATCTGTTATTTGCCACCTATGAAATGGCTATCGTGGCCCACGGCAGCGTAAATTATCATTTAAACCAAGAAAAAGTCGCGCGAACTGTCGTTAGTGAACTCGAGAGTGTGCCGAGCAGTACGATTGATGGCGTGATCCCGCTTAAGCCCGGTGAATGCGTTACGACGACGACTCAAAATATAAGGTTTCAGCGCTTTTACAAAGCCCCTAAATCGTCTGTCGGAAAACCGCTAAGTGACGCAGAGTATGCGCGTGAATTTCGGCGGCTGTTAATACAAGCAGTGCAGCGGCGAATGCGGAGCGTCGGTAAGGTTGGAAGCCTGCTCAGTGGTGGATTGGATTCTATTCCTGTCACCATTGCGGCGCAAGGGTTGGTGAGTGAGCCGATCTATGCCTTTTCCTGGACCTTTGATGATTATCCTGATGTCGATGAACGGTGCTATTCAGAACCTATCTGTCGTCAATTTGGTATTCAACAAGTTCCGATTACCTGCGACCATACTTGGCCCCAACTCGACGCTTCGACCCTCACAAACCCAGTCTTTCCATTTGGTATACCGTATTCGGAATGGCAACAGGCGGCCTTTCAAGAGGCAAAAGCCGTTGGGGTGAAAACAATTCTCACTGGAATTCACGGTGATCTGCTCTATGGTCACTTTCATACCCTGCTATTTGAGTTGGCGGCAGCAGGGCGACTTTCGGATGCATGGAGTGAGCTGCGGCGAATATGGCGGGCGGTACCTAATAAGTGGAGTGTTGTTAAATATTACTTGTTGTTACCGTTGCCCGGCATGGAGCGATTTGTGGCGTGGCGCGCACGGAGAAAAAACCATCAAAACCCAATTCTACAATCGTCGGTAGCTGCTTCAATTAAACATCGACGACACTGGCTCGCGGCGGAGAGTCGAGAAGCGCGGCGCTCTCAGCAGTGGCAGGTCGTATTTGATGGTTTTGCAGGCGAAGATGCGGCTTTAGGTCGCTATCTGGAGGCTAAGTATGGGATCGACCGCAGATACCCGTTCCGTGACCGTGACCTGTGTGAATTTATGATGTCGGTGCCGGCGGATCAGCTTTACTACAAAGGTATTAAACGACCGATAGTGAAGCGCGCGTTCGCACCAGAGCTTAGTGCGGAACTTCTGGCCCGTAACAATAAGACAAGCTTCGATAGTGTTATTCGTGACGGAATTTTGTCGGACACAGAGAACCATAAATGGTTC